One window from the genome of Saccharomyces mikatae IFO 1815 strain IFO1815 genome assembly, chromosome: 6 encodes:
- the SPP1 gene encoding Spp1p (similar to Saccharomyces cerevisiae SPP1 (YPL138C); ancestral locus Anc_8.650), with translation MSLPQWCPPYSSLKKNPTTGEDVYCICKKPDYGELMVGCDGCDEWFHFACLHIPDQFKDLVFSFFCPYCQAGITGKNKDAIINGEMSLPKTLWKKKCRISDCYKPCSQDSKYCSEEHGREFVNDIWTRLKTDEDRAVIKEMVEQTGHIDKFKMFGQLDFINNNVAIKTDDEREIFDQIVVRDTTLKSLENDLREIQEITLPSFKKKLELLEVYLGWLDNVYDKIRKLSDDVASSVEGGKMDIKGTKKKKKNCGKNRTRRNICGYCSTYERLPCTVEEFVKEMRENEETTTVYGVCTKWKCNRHLDWVSTNQELYLQQIDSLESMQERLHHLIQARKKQLNIQYYEQLLRNGS, from the coding sequence ATGTCATTACCGCAATGGTGTCCACCGTACTcaagtttaaaaaaaaatcctaCTACAGGAGAGGACGTATACTGCATATGTAAAAAGCCGGATTATGGGGAACTAATGGTGGGGTGTGATGGTTGCGATGAATGGTTTCATTTCGCTTGCCTTCATATTCCTGACCAATTTAAGGATctagtattttcttttttttgtcccTACTGTCAAGCAGGGATTACTGGCAAAAACAAGGATGCCATAATAAATGGTGAAATGAGTTTGCCAAAAACCttatggaagaaaaaatgtagAATAAGCGATTGCTATAAACCGTGTTCACAGGATAGTAAATACTGCTCGGAGGAACATGGTAGAGAGTTTGTGAATGACATTTGGACACGACTGAAAACTGATGAGGATAGAGCAGTAATCAAGGAAATGGTCGAACAAACAGGACATATAGATAAATTCAAGATGTTTGGACAACTTGATTTTATTAATAACAATGTAGCTATAAAAACTGATGATGAGAGggaaatttttgatcaaaTTGTAGTACGAGACACGACGCTGAAGTCACTTGAAAATGATCTTCGAGAGATTCAAGAGATAACATTACCatcattcaagaaaaagttggAACTTTTAGAAGTGTATTTGGGTTGGTTAGACAAcgtatatgataaaatTCGCAAGTTGAGCGATGATGTTGCAAGCAGCGTGGAAGGCGGTAAAATGGATATTAAAGggacaaaaaagaagaagaagaactgtGGTAAGAATAGAACGAGGAGAAATATATGTGGCTATTGTTCTACATACGAAAGATTGCCTTGCACCGTAGAAGAGTTTGTTAAGGAGATGCGGGAAAATGAGGAGACTACTACAGTTTATGGGGTATGCACAAAATGGAAATGTAACAGGCATTTAGACTGGGTATCCACTAACCAGGAACTATACCTTCAGCAGATCGACTCGTTGGAATCTATGCAAGAAAGACTGCATCATCTAATACAGGCAAGGAAAAAGCAACTCAATATCCAATATTATGAACAACTTTTAAGAAATGGCTCATAG
- the KES1 gene encoding oxysterol-binding protein KES1 (similar to Saccharomyces cerevisiae HES1 (YOR237W) and KES1 (YPL145C); ancestral locus Anc_8.658) codes for MSQYASSSSWTSFLKSIASFNGDLSSLSAPPFILSPISLTEFSQYWAEHPELFLEPSFINDDNYKEHCSIDPEVESPELSRMLAVTKWFISTLKSQYCSRNESLGSEKKPLNPFLGELFVGKWENKEHPEFGETVLLSEQVSHHPPVTAFSIFNDKNKVKLQGYNQIKASFTKSLMLTVKQFGHTMLDVKDESYLVTPPPLHIEGILVASPFVELEGKSYIQSSTGLLCVIEFSGRGYFSGKKNSFKARIYKDSKDSKDKEKALYTISGQWSGSSKITKANKKEESRLFYDAARIPAEHLNVKPLEDQHPLESRKAWHDVAGAIKLGDFNLIAKTKTELEETQRELRKEEEAKGISWQRRWFKDFDYSVTPEEGALVPEKDDTFLQLSSTLNLSTKNVPSGTLVGDKEDRKEDLSSIHWRFQRELWDDEKEIIL; via the coding sequence ATGTCTCAATACGCAAGCTCATCATCATGgacttctttcttgaagtCAATCGCCTCATTCAACGGCGatctttcttcattatcgGCTCCTCCATTTATTTTATCTCCGATCTCATTGACAGAGTTTTCTCAGTACTGGGCTGAACACCCAGAGTTATTCTTGGAGCCCTCTTTCATCAACGATGATAACTACAAAGAACACTGCTCAATTGACCCCGAAGTTGAATCTCCCGAATTATCGCGGATGTTGGCCGTTACTAAATGGTTCATCTCTACTTTAAAATCTCAATACTGTTCTCGTAATGAGTCATTGGGTTCTGAGAAAAAACCTTTGAACCCATTCTTAGGTGAGTTGTTCGTTGGTAAATGGGAAAACAAAGAACATCCAGAATTTGGAGAAACTGTTTTACTAAGTGAGCAGGTTTCCCACCATCCACCTGTTACTGCTTTTTCTATCTTCAATGACAAGAATAAAGTTAAACTGCAAGGCTACAACCAAATTAAGGCCAGTTTTACTAAATCGTTAATGTTGACTGTTAAGCAATTTGGTCACACTATGTTGGATGTTAAGGATGAGAGTTATTTGGTTACCCCACCTCCATTACATATTGAAGGCATTCTTGTCGCTTCGCCCTTTGTTGAATTGGAAGGGAAGTCATACATACAATCTTCCACAGGATTATTATGTGTCATTGAATTTTCAGGTAGAGGTTACTTTTCtggcaaaaaaaattcattcaaGGCCAGAATTTACAAGGACTCCAAAGATAGTAAAGACAAAGAGAAAGCATTATACACAATATCTGGCCAATGGTCCGGTTCTTCCAAGATAACCAAGgctaataaaaaagaagagtcACGATTATTTTATGATGCTGCCAGAATCCCTGCTGAGCACTTAAACGTCAAACCTTTGGAAGACCAACACCCTCTGGAAAGTAGAAAGGCTTGGCATGACGTGGCCGGTGCCATCAAATTAGGCGATTTCAATCTGATTGCCAAGACAAAAActgaattggaagaaacgCAAAGGGAATTgagaaaagaggaagaagctAAAGGGATTAGCTGGCAAAGAAGATGGttcaaagattttgacTACTCTGTTACGCCCGAAGAAGGCGCCCTTGTACCTGAAAAAGATGACACTTTCTTACAGCTCTCCTCTACTCTAAATTTATCAACGAAGAATGTTCCAAGTGGTACTTTGGTAGGTGATAAGGAAGACAGAAAGGAGGATCTTTCATCTATTCATTGGAGGTTTCAAAGAGAATTATGggatgatgaaaaggaaattatcttgtaa
- the UME1 gene encoding Ume1p (similar to Saccharomyces cerevisiae WTM2 (YOR229W) and UME1 (YPL139C); ancestral locus Anc_8.651), which yields MTTLDVAEGNKIKNEEFKIWKKSIPSLYQHISSLKPILGPEIDDFPSIPRSLVFTNDKECNKAKGVLNAPLLYSQGSNIFEVDCIVPLGLHYGKPEANLQPLPQPDYTMESQKVEQTVLTPKWEFTNETIEKMIYVDNSEINVKVIALSTNGSLAWFREGVKLPVYTMTEVPTSLKTTSSRNQNNGPSVDFAISEDSKTLAVTRGKHFDGESATIKLVDNSSKIGEVLCTIPVPGIENIQEIKFLNNQIFVTCSDDGIIRFWSNGTGAEPLWTLNDSSDGKTCCFAASPFVDMLFMTGTSGGAIKVWDLRAIMASADVGSNPSVNQEHNRINELFKVHHFYSEQVAKIQFSAISPTEVISVGGLGNVYHWNFEPVFSIYGEINEDFQGVVSDEVEAESMTFYHTEGCRREIGEKNKVNTVAYHNCIEDLVATVDSDGLLTVYKPFTGKTLDGNKTT from the coding sequence ATGACTACTTTGGATGTTGCAGAAGgtaataaaatcaaaaatgaagaattcaaaatttggaaaaaatcaataccATCTCTATACCAACATATCTCAAGTTTGAAACCCATCCTTGGTCCAGAAATTGACGATTTTCCATCCATACCTAGAAGTCTCGTTTTTACTAACGATAAGGAATGTAATAAAGCTAAAGGTGTTTTGAATGCGCCACTTTTATATTCTCAAGGGagtaatatttttgaagtgGACTGTATAGTGCCACTTGGACTTCACTACGGAAAACCTGAAGCTAATCTACAACCATTGCCACAGCCAGATTATACGATGGAGTCTCAGAAAGTAGAGCAGACCGTTTTGACTCCAAAGTGGGAATTCACAAATGAAACGATTGAAAAGATGATTTACGTTGACAATAGTGAAATAAATGTAAAAGTGATAGCCCTTTCCACCAATGGTTCTTTAGCATGGTTTCGAGAGGGCGTTAAATTGCCTGTTTACACAATGACAGAAGTGCCCACTTCTTTAAAGACAACATCCTCCAGAAATCAAAACAATGGGCCAAGTGTTGATTTTGCAATTTCTgaagattcaaaaacacTAGCAGTCACTAGAGGGAAACATTTTGATGGAGAAAGCGCTACGATAAAGCTGGTAGATAACTCAAGTAAAATAGGAGAAGTACTTTGTACAATACCTGTCCCCGGCatagaaaatattcaagaaattaagTTTCTAAATAACCAAATATTTGTCACTTGTTCCGATGATGGTATTATAAGGTTTTGGAGTAATGGAACAGGCGCAGAGCCTCTTTGGACATTGAACGATTCTTCGGATGGGAAAACATGTTGCTTTGCCGCATCACCCTTTGTCGATATGCTATTTATGACCGGAACAAGTGGTGGCGCTATCAAGGTTTGGGATCTTCGTGCAATTATGGCATCAGCAGATGTAGGGAGTAATCCAAGTGTAAATCAAGAGCATAATAGAATCAATGAACTATTCAAagttcatcatttttacaGTGAGCAAGTTGCCAAAATTCAATTTTCTGCTATTTCACCTACTGAAGTTATTTCAGTTGGAGGGTTAGGAAATGTGTATCATTGGAATTTTGAGCCAgttttttccatttatgGCGAAATAAATGAGGATTTTCAAGGTGTAGTATCCGATGAAGTGGAGGCAGAAAGCATGACATTCTATCACACGGAGGGTTGTAGAAGGGAAAtaggtgaaaaaaataaggtCAATACCGTTGCTTATCATAATTGCATTGAAGATCTGGTTGCCACAGTTGATAGTGATGGACTGCTGACTGTGTATAAACCGTTTACAGGAAAAACTTTAGATGGCAACAAAACAACTTGA
- the FRK1 gene encoding protein kinase FRK1 (similar to Saccharomyces cerevisiae KIN4 (YOR233W) and FRK1 (YPL141C); ancestral locus Anc_8.654), whose product MSSTNKRHTYYGGVTNDSSGTFQHPQRTTEQRRKHVTFGPYILGSTLGEGEFGKVKLGWPKSFPSSSNATLEFPKQVAVKLIKRDTISNDYKKEVKIYREINALKHLSHPNIVKLEEVLQNSRYIGIVLEYACGGEFYRYIQKRRRLKEINACRLFSQLISGVHYIHSKGLVHRDLKLENLLLDKNENLVITDFGFVNEFCSRNELMKTSCGSPCYAAPELVISAEPYEARKADIWSCGVILYAMLAGYLPWDDDPNNPEGSDIGRLYNYISLTPLKFPDYILPIPRDLLRRILVSDPKRRINLKQIKKHEWLKPHFSFLSITPDEWDKLQNTQSIFRLAKPTRRYGSRPQSSCSTSSIGSRSDKRDSLVIDSTLITFPAPPQESQNHIITRPASIASDQRLSPIRRSHRHNRSNSAASVALQAVVNADREYALNHEQSLSSAQNIRQITACNATSGFSPPSVINSGDVLIETSPIKRNTISGGNILINLEKETTTLTHISQVQQNNTNSSQNHQYNKPRTQNSLQSANNFYRTSSSPHTKPRPTSYHPGSYTAPSYNSNMPSMHEINEKTTSSASSQTLNQRETSPFDFTPYLALDTCITSCSSIESSPKLITHGQFSMAKPSVDLQSVSGDLIKYKADAEVVTRMYDERYKQKRKSLRYSGIFSDISCDTVTEESDDLKLSESPIQQHAERKSIENTNAENLSGKNMENRDNAIISAKKSVKVPSERSLNETESAKKRFSFLSLYSYNNSKSSLYSSMDSKRKPSPPSQRRPNKGDSYANSRSSSTKASNTSTSRKLPKDQSTPMIIQDGLPLGTKEVAPNARSSVMVSEVNKASVDNKAIQYPEQSTAKRVLGFFKRRSMRV is encoded by the coding sequence ATGTCGTCCACAAATAAGCGTCATACGTACTACGGAGGGGTTACGAACGATTCATCTGGCACATTTCAACATCCTCAAAGAACGACTGAACAAAGAAGGAAACATGTAACGTTTGGTCCCTATATCCTAGGTTCTACGTTAGGAGAGGGAGAGTTTGGGAAAGTGAAGCTTGGTTGGCCAAAAAGTTTTCCGAGCAGTTCTAATGCAACCCTTGAGTTCCCAAAACAAGTAGCAGTTAAACTAATCAAAAGAGATACCATATCAAACGACTACAAGAAGGAAGTTAAAATATACAGAGAAATCAACGCCTTAAAACATTTGTCACATCCAAACATCGTAAAACTAGAAGAAGTGTTGCAAAACTCTAGGTACATTGGTATTGTTTTAGAATATGCATGCGGAGGAGAGTTCTATAgatatattcaaaaaagaagaaggctcaaagaaataaacgCATGCAGGTTGTTTTCCCAACTAATAAGCGGGGTGCATTACATACATTCTAAGGGTCTTGTTCATAGGGACCTCAAATTAGAAAATCTATTACTggataaaaatgaaaaccTAGTTATTACGGATTTTGGATTTGTCAATGAGTTTTGCTCACGCAACgaattgatgaaaacgTCTTGCGGTTCTCCATGCTATGCAGCACCTGAACTAGTGATAAGCGCCGAACCATATGAAGCCAGAAAGGCCGATATATGGTCATGCGGTGTTATACTTTATGCCATGCTAGCTGGTTATTTACCCTGGGATGACGATCCAAACAATCCTGAAGGAAGTGATATAGGAAGGCTTTACAATTATATTAGCCTTACACCATTGAAGTTCCCTGATTACATTCTTCCTATACCTCGGGATTTGTTGAGGCGCATATTGGTCTCAGATCCaaagagaagaataaaCTTGAAGCAAATCAAGAAACATGAATGGCTAAAGCcacatttttcattcttatCTATAACGCCTGATGAATGGGACAAGTTACAAAATACACAATCCATTTTCAGATTAGCGAAACCGACGAGAAGATACGGATCCAGACCACAATCCAGTTGTTCCACTTCATCTATTGGTTCAAGAAGTGATAAAAGAGATTCACTCGTTATTGATTCCACTTTAATTACTTTCCCAGCTCCACCTCAAGAATCCCAGAACCACATTATAACTAGACCGGCTTCTATTGCATCCGACCAAAGGCTTTCACCTATAAGGAGATCTCATAGACATAATAGAAGCAATTCCGCTGCATCAGTTGCTTTGCAGGCAGTGGTGAATGCAGATCGAGAATATGCTTTGAATCATGAACAATCATTATCTTCAGCGCAAAATATTAGGCAGATTACTGCGTGCAACGCAACTTCTGGTTTTTCACCCCCATCAGTTATAAATTCAGGCGATGTCTTAATCGAAACCTCACCgatcaaaagaaacacAATCTCTGGAGGTAATATCCTAATAAATCTAGAAAAAGAGACGACGACATTAACTCATATAAGCCAAGTTCAACAAAATAACACTAATTCCTCgcaaaatcatcaatacAATAAACCTAGAACCCAAAATAGTCTTCAGTCTGCTAACAATTTCTACCgtacttcttcttcacccCATACGAAACCCCGGCCAACGTCTTATCACCCTGGCTCATACACAGCACCTTCCTACAATTCGAATATGCCTTCTATGCATGAAATCAAcgaaaaaacaacaagcAGTGCGTCATCACAAACACTCAATCAAAGAGAAACATCCCCTTTTGATTTCACGCCGTATCTTGCACTAGATACATGCATAACCTCATGTTCCTCCATCGAAAGTTCTCCAAAATTGATTACACATGGCCAGTTTTCCATGGCAAAGCCCTCAGTTGATTTACAAAGTGTATCTGGTGACTTGATCAAATATAAGGCCGACGCAGAAGTAGTGACAAGGATGTATGATGAAAGGTATAAACAGAAGCGCAAAAGTTTGAGATACAGCGGCATTTTTAGTGATATATCATGCGATACAGTAACGGAGGAGTCTGATGATTTAAAGCTATCGGAGTCTCCTATTCAACAACATGCTGAACGAAAATCGATAGAAAATACGAACGCGGAGAATCTAAGTGGCAAGAATATGGAGAATCGTGATAATGCTATAATATCAGCAAAAAAATCGGTCAAGGTCCCATCTGAAAGATCACTCAATGAAACAGAATCAGCAAAGAAACGGTTTAGCTTTCTTTCCTTGTATTCCTATAATAATTCCAAGTCGAGTTTGTACTCATCGATGGATTCTAAACGGAAACCTTCTCCTCCATCGCAGAGACGTCCGAATAAAGGCGACAGTTACGCAAATTCAAGGAGTTCTTCAACCAAAGCTTCAAATACATCAACATCCCGTAAACTTCCAAAAGATCAATCCACGCCCATGATAATCCAAGATGGACTTCCTTTAGGAACTAAAGAAGTAGCCCCAAATGCGAGGTCTTCTGTAATGGTTTCTGAGGTTAACAAGGCAAGTGTAGATAATAAAGCAATTCAATATCCAGAACAGTCGACTGCGAAAAGGGTGTTAggattcttcaaaagaagaagtatgAGGGTCTAG
- the RPL33A gene encoding 60S ribosomal protein eL33 (similar to Saccharomyces cerevisiae RPL33B (YOR234C) and RPL33A (YPL143W); ancestral locus Anc_8.655): protein MAESHRLYVKGKHLSYQRSKRVNNPNVSLIKIEGVATPQDAQFYLGKRIAYVYRASKEVRGSKIRVMWGKVTRTHGNSGVVRATFRNNLPAKTFGASVRIFLYPSNI, encoded by the exons atggcTGAATCCCATAGAT tGTACGTCAAAGGTAAGCATTTATCCTACCAAAGATCCAAGAGAGTTAACAATCCAAATGTCTCTTTGATCAAGATTGAAGGTGTCGCTACTCCACAAGATGCTCAATTTTACTTGGGTAAGCGTATTGCCTACGTCTACAGAGCCTCCAAGGAAGTTAGAGGTTCCAAGATTAGAGTTATGTGGGGTAAGGTCACCAGAACCCACGGTAACTCTGGTGTCGTTAGAGCTACCTTCAGAAACAATTTGCCAGCCAAGACTTTCGGTGCTTCTGTTAGAATCTTCTTATACCCATCTAACATctaa
- the MKK2 gene encoding putative mitogen-activated protein kinase kinase MKK2 (similar to Saccharomyces cerevisiae MKK1 (YOR231W) and MKK2 (YPL140C); ancestral locus Anc_8.652): protein MASMFKPPESNRSHQKTPRLTLPVNLLQNVKPANDAQVLNRSPYSSVNESPCSNNSTSATSAESSMASNSTLLYNRSSTCTKSTLTMKNRPVPPPLPPLVLTPKKEAKEYKVANDMLLSEKFSNLHIDTTYTEPPSSGHSSAKLIKINTSSMMKDYGVTDGEESYPSTLLSAYDLSSSGSNTTPISATNMSSCSTLIQGKDVDQLEEEAWKFGHLKNEITTLGILGEGAGGSVAKCRLKKGKKIFALKTINTMNTDPEYQKQIFRELQFNKSFKSNYIVQYYGMFTDEQSSSIYIAMEYMGGRSLEATYKNLLRRGGRISERVIGKIAESVLRGLSYLHERKIIHRDIKPQNILLNEKGEVKLCDFGVSGEAVNSLAMTFTGTSFYMAPERIQGQPYSVTCDVWSLGLTLLEVAGGKFPFKSEKITQNVAPIELLTMILTFSPHLKDEPELDICWSKTFKSFIEYCLKKDASERPSPRQMLKHPWIMGQMKKKVNMERFVRKCWENEEEER, encoded by the coding sequence ATGGCTTCGATGTTCAAACCACCTGAATCCAATAGGAGTCACCAAAAGACTCCAAGATTGACTCTTCCAGTGAACTTACTTCAAAACGTGAAACCCGCTAATGATGCTCAAGTTCTAAACCGTTCACCCTACTCGTCGGTGAATGAAAGTCCATGTTCAAACAATAGTACTTCTGCTACCTCGGCTGAATCATCTATGGCGTCAAATTCAACGTTATTGTACAATAGATCATCCACGTGTACAAAATCTACTTTAACAATGAAAAACAGACCAGTACCACCTCCATTACCACCGTTGGTACTGAcaccaaaaaaagaagctaaagaatataaagtgGCTAATGATATGTTGCTTTCTGAGAAGTTCTCAAATTTGCATATTGACACCACCTACACGGAACCACCGTCTAGTGGTCATTCCTCCGCTAAACTAATCAAGATAAACACCTCTTCAATGATGAAGGATTACGGCGTAACAGATGGCGAGGAATCATACCCATCAACACTTCTTTCGGCGTATGACCTAAGCAGTAGCGGAAGTAACACCACCCCTATAAGTGCGACCAACATGAGCTCTTGTTCCACCTTAATACAAGGGAAGGATGTAGATCaattagaagaagaagcatGGAAGTTTGGGCATCTGAAAAATGAGATCACCACATTAGGAATATTAGGGGAAGGTGCGGGTGGTTCCGTCGCTAAGTGTCGATTAAAGaagggaaagaaaatttttgcatTAAAGACAATTAACACTATGAATACAGACCCAGAATATCAAAAGCAAATTTTTAGAGAGTTACAATTCAATAAGAGTTTCAAATCCAATTATATCGTACAGTACTATGGTATGTTTACTGACGAACAGAGTTCTTCTATATACATTGCCATGGAATATATGGGAGGAAGATCACTTGAGGCAACTTATAAAAACTTGCTAAGACGTGGTGGTAGAATAAGTGAGAGGGTGATAGGAAAGATAGCGGAGTCAGTATTAAGGGGCTTATCGTACTTacatgaaagaaaaatcattcATAGGGATATTAAACCTCAAAATATCCTTCTTAATGAAAAGGGAGAAGTAAAACTATGCGATTTTGGTGTCAGTGGAGAGGCTGTGAACTCTCTAGCAATGACATTCACTGGAACTTCATTTTATATGGCCCCAGAACGAATACAGGGCCAACCATATAGTGTGACGTGCGATGTTTGGTCTTTGGGGCTAACCCTACTGGAAGTTGCTGGAGGGAAATTTCCTTTtaaatctgaaaaaataacGCAAAATGTGGCGCCCATAGAATTATTGACCATGATTCTGACCTTTTCTCCTCACTTGAAAGATGAACCTGAATTAGATATATGCTGGAGcaaaactttcaaatcttttattgaatattGTTTAAAGAAAGATGCTTCAGAAAGGCCTTCTCCCAGGCAAATGTTAAAGCATCCGTGGATTATGGGgcaaatgaagaagaaagttaaTATGGAAAGATTTGTGAGGAAATGTTGGGAAAACGAAGAAGAGGAGAGGTAG
- the NOP53 gene encoding Nop53p (similar to Saccharomyces cerevisiae NOP53 (YPL146C); ancestral locus Anc_8.659) — MAPTNVTKKPSQYKQSSRKGKKAWRKNIDISEVEQYMEKKIDHEITHGTSDMASLQNDALFQVDVEGDKILKKKLIKRNQIKKILKSKEILNAVKTNSKIAALNHHKNSSNKNSNKIQGVSKHELKKLMALAGRVHGESKIKNRVAKDGLIKTTAGDLWGAESSSRKQKVKLPSGIELDVEKKGQIPDELLKKSTTSWSVASVRPRTLDIEPIAVKEFTEIPHGGKSYNPNDKAWSDLIDKEYKNEKTREDERIALEKYKERIRHLMETLDDNEEEESSSDEEQEGEGKEVDQGSESDDEIRLSINKPVKNKKKTKYQRNKAKRHEEKLKVQQELKELKVRVKDLTEAINSKELEKIPTKESDNVITVKKSKKNKKHKLGTKYSVIDERLEIKFSNELSDSLRKLRPEGNLLYDTVRKLQSSGKIESRVPVKRGRRYKQKITEKWTHKDFK; from the coding sequence ATGGCTCCAACTAATGTAACCAAGAAACCTTCTCAGTATAAACAGTCTTCAAGAAAGGGTAAGAAAGCAtggagaaaaaatattgatatttctgAAGTAGAACAATacatggaaaaaaagattgatCATGAAATTACGCATGGTACTAGTGATATGGCCTCTTTGCAAAATGACGCTCTTTTCCAAGTTGATGTTGAGGGTGacaaaatattgaaaaagaaattgatcaaaagaaatcagattaaaaagatattgaaaagtAAAGAGATTTTAAACGCTGTCAAAACGAATTCGAAAATTGCAGCGCTAAACCATCACAAAAATAGTAGCAATAAAAACTCCAATAAGATTCAAGGTGTTTCTAAACACGAGTTGAAGAAGTTAATGGCTTTGGCTGGCAGAGTACATGGCGAATCgaaaattaagaatagAGTTGCCAAGGACGGTCTAATTAAAACTACGGCTGGTGACTTATGGGGCGCTGAATCCAGTTCTAGAAAACAGAAAGTCAAATTGCCTTCTGGTATTGAACTCGAtgtggaaaaaaagggtCAGATACCTGACGaactattgaaaaaatccaCCACAAGTTGGTCTGTTGCTTCAGTTCGTCCAAGAACTTTGGATATAGAACCAATTGCAGTTAAAGAATTCACAGAAATTCCACATGGCGGCAAATCCTACAATCCCAACGATAAGGCTTGGTCTGACTTGATAGATAAGGAGTATAAAAATGAGAAGACAAGGGAAGATGAAAGAATCGCtttagaaaaatataaagaaagaatcaGACATTTGATGGAGACTTTAGATGACAACGAAGAGGAGGAATCTTCATCTGacgaagaacaagaagggGAGGGGAAAGAAGTTGATCAAGGTAGTGAATCTGATGATGAGATAAGATTATCAATAAATAAGCCtgtcaaaaataaaaagaagaccaaatatcaaagaaacaAGGCAAAAAGACACGAGGAAAAACTCAAGGTGCAACAAGAgttgaaagaattaaagGTGCGTGTTAAAGATCTAACAGAAGCTATTAATTCGAAAGAGttggaaaaaattccaaCCAAAGAGTCAGATAATGTCATCACTGTcaagaaaagcaagaaaaataagaagCATAAGTTAGGGACAAAGTATTCTGTGATCGATGAAAGGTTGGAAATTAAATTTTCTAATGAGTTGTCAGATTCGCTAAGAAAATTGAGACCTGAAGGAAACCTGTTATATGATACTGTGAGAAAATTACAAAGTTCTGGTAAGATCGAGTCAAGAGTGCCGGTTAAGAGAGGTAGAAGGtacaaacaaaaaattactgAAAAGTGGACACATAAGGACTTTAAATAG
- the POC4 gene encoding Poc4p (similar to Saccharomyces cerevisiae POC4 (YPL144W); ancestral locus Anc_8.656): MLVRTVTQTIESESGFLHPALDIVATLPADIQSKKIPISLVVGFKQEGPMNSGSGLACYYYAIPLVKERHMSLKSDGSNVVGVPLLDTSDDRIRDVTRRLATIISEKFSRPCYVTWSSLPKEDTSILVTNHVYILKKCLDFLKAELSR; encoded by the coding sequence ATGTTGGTAAGGACAGTTACTCAAACCATTGAATCAGAATCTGGGTTCCTACACCCGGCGCTGGATATTGTTGCTACTCTACCTGCAGATATTCAATCTAAGAAAATACCTATCAGCTTGGTAGTGGGATTCAAGCAAGAGGGTCCGATGAATTCTGGCTCGGGTTTAGCCTGCTACTATTATGCCATTCCTTTGGTTAAGGAAAGACATATGAGCTTAAAATCAGATGGAAGCAATGTTGTGGGAGTACCGTTATTAGACACTAGCGATGACAGAATTCGTGATGTGACAAGACGCTTAGCCACAATAATATCCGAAAAGTTTAGCAGACCATGTTATGTAACATGGTCATCTTTGCCCAAAGAGGACACATCTATACTGGTAACCAACCATGTGTATATTCTAAAGAAGTgtcttgattttttaaaaGCCGAGCTTAGTCGGTAG